The following coding sequences lie in one Sinorhizobium fredii USDA 257 genomic window:
- a CDS encoding MFS transporter — protein MRNNLLPVTALLLGTLFLFLGNGLQGLLLPVRGTSEGYPTTILGLIGTSWAAGFVLGCFFAPNVVKRIGHVRAFSVFTALIAIVSLLTGLMIDPIWWLVLRALTGFSTAGTSMIIESWLNERATNESRGVIFSLYIAITLFGVVGGQMMIPFGETTTTFFFMVCGILYCVAMLPTLLSKAASPTPLKQVRLDLRGLYRNSPVSFLGILLIGIANGAFGTLGAVFGRQAGLSDSAVAAMMSVAIFSGAVMQLPAGRVSDRVDRRYVLAVLAGVGALAGLLLFLVEPGQVWIVLTLIAIYGAAANALYPIAVSHANDFAMPEDFVKVSGGLLLLYGIGTIIGPTIGGPVMTATGPYGLFMITACAHMLITAYAIVRSRRRAPVPVAERETFSPVNAGAPTTPESLQLSPRAAPFEEARGDIVDDPEKEEKANEPV, from the coding sequence ATGAGAAACAATCTGCTTCCCGTTACCGCACTGTTGCTCGGCACGCTGTTCCTCTTCCTTGGAAACGGTCTGCAAGGTCTTCTCCTGCCGGTGCGCGGCACATCGGAAGGCTATCCGACAACCATTCTCGGCCTGATCGGCACGTCCTGGGCCGCCGGCTTCGTGCTGGGCTGCTTTTTCGCGCCTAATGTCGTCAAGCGCATTGGGCATGTGCGGGCTTTCAGTGTCTTCACGGCCCTGATCGCGATCGTTTCTCTTTTGACGGGCTTAATGATCGACCCCATCTGGTGGCTTGTCTTGCGCGCACTGACGGGATTCTCGACGGCCGGCACGTCGATGATCATCGAAAGCTGGCTGAACGAACGCGCCACCAATGAAAGCCGGGGGGTGATCTTCTCCCTCTATATCGCCATCACCCTCTTCGGTGTCGTCGGCGGGCAGATGATGATCCCCTTCGGCGAGACGACCACCACCTTCTTCTTCATGGTCTGCGGCATCCTTTATTGCGTCGCGATGCTGCCGACGCTGCTGTCCAAGGCCGCCTCGCCGACGCCGCTGAAACAGGTGCGGCTCGACCTTCGCGGCCTTTATCGCAATTCGCCGGTTTCCTTTCTCGGCATCCTGCTGATCGGCATCGCCAACGGCGCCTTCGGCACCCTCGGCGCCGTCTTCGGCCGCCAAGCGGGGCTTTCCGACAGCGCCGTCGCGGCAATGATGAGCGTCGCGATCTTCTCCGGGGCGGTCATGCAACTGCCGGCCGGTCGAGTTTCCGACCGGGTCGATCGCCGCTACGTGCTCGCCGTGCTTGCCGGCGTCGGTGCCCTGGCCGGTCTCCTCCTCTTCCTCGTCGAGCCAGGCCAGGTGTGGATCGTACTTACGCTGATCGCCATCTACGGCGCCGCCGCCAACGCGCTCTATCCGATCGCCGTTTCCCACGCCAACGACTTCGCCATGCCCGAGGATTTCGTCAAGGTCTCGGGCGGCCTCCTGCTGCTCTATGGCATCGGCACAATCATCGGCCCGACGATCGGCGGACCAGTTATGACCGCGACAGGCCCCTATGGCCTCTTCATGATCACGGCCTGTGCGCATATGCTGATTACCGCCTATGCGATCGTCCGCAGCCGCCGGCGCGCACCGGTGCCAGTCGCCGAACGCGAGACCTTCTCGCCGGTCAATGCCGGGGCGCCGACGACGCCGGAAAGCCTGCAGCTTTCCCCGCGTGCCGCACCGTTTGAGGAGGCACGAGGAGACATCGTCGACGATCCCGAAAAGGAGGAAAAAGCCAATGAGCCTGTTTGA
- a CDS encoding phosphoglycerate kinase — MTFKTLDDLTDIASKRVLVRVDLNVPVKDGQVTDTTRIERVAPTIRELSEKGAKVILLAHFGRPKGEPVADMSLKTIAPAVEEILDQRVHFAADCIGDKAANAIAEMNDGDVLLLENTRFHKGEEKNDPAFVAALAANGDIYVNDAFSAAHRAHASTEGLAHHLPAFAGRTMQAELEALEKGLGNPKRPVVAIVGGAKVSTKIDLLQNLVKKVDALVIGGGMANTFLAAQGIDVGKSLCEHDLAETAKAIVAAASAAGCAIVLPEDGVIAREFKAGADNEIVDIKAIPADAMMLDVGPKSVEAINHWISRAETLVWNGPLGAFEIAPFDKATVAAAKHAAARTRQGSLVSVAGGGDTVAALNHAEVADDFTYVSTAGGAFLEWMEGKPLPGVDILHQQK; from the coding sequence ATGACTTTCAAGACCCTCGACGATCTGACCGACATCGCCAGCAAGCGCGTGCTGGTGCGCGTCGATCTCAACGTGCCGGTCAAGGACGGTCAGGTGACCGATACCACCCGCATCGAGCGCGTGGCGCCGACCATTCGCGAACTCTCCGAAAAGGGTGCCAAGGTCATCCTGCTCGCCCATTTCGGCCGTCCGAAAGGCGAGCCCGTCGCCGACATGTCGTTGAAGACGATCGCCCCCGCTGTCGAGGAAATCCTCGACCAGCGCGTCCACTTCGCCGCCGACTGCATCGGCGACAAGGCCGCCAACGCGATTGCCGAAATGAATGACGGCGACGTGCTGCTGCTCGAAAACACCCGCTTCCACAAGGGCGAGGAAAAGAACGATCCGGCCTTCGTCGCCGCCCTCGCCGCCAACGGCGATATCTATGTCAATGACGCCTTCTCCGCCGCTCATCGCGCCCACGCCTCGACCGAGGGCCTGGCGCACCATCTGCCCGCCTTTGCCGGCCGCACCATGCAGGCCGAACTCGAGGCGCTCGAAAAGGGCCTCGGTAATCCGAAGCGGCCGGTCGTCGCCATCGTCGGCGGCGCCAAGGTGTCGACCAAGATCGACCTCCTGCAGAATCTCGTGAAGAAGGTCGACGCCCTCGTTATCGGTGGCGGCATGGCCAATACCTTCCTCGCAGCGCAGGGCATCGACGTCGGCAAGTCGCTCTGCGAACATGATCTGGCCGAAACGGCAAAGGCGATCGTCGCGGCAGCCTCCGCGGCCGGATGCGCGATCGTGCTCCCGGAAGACGGCGTGATTGCCCGCGAGTTCAAGGCGGGTGCGGACAACGAAATCGTCGACATCAAGGCTATCCCCGCAGACGCGATGATGCTCGACGTCGGCCCGAAATCGGTCGAAGCCATCAACCACTGGATTTCGCGCGCCGAGACGCTCGTCTGGAACGGTCCGCTCGGCGCCTTCGAGATCGCCCCCTTCGACAAGGCGACGGTGGCTGCCGCCAAGCATGCGGCCGCCCGCACGAGGCAGGGTTCGCTCGTCTCGGTCGCCGGCGGCGGCGACACGGTTGCCGCCCTCAACCACGCCGAGGTCGCCGACGATTTCACCTATGTTTCAACCGCCGGCGGTGCCTTCCTCGAATGGATGGAGGGCAAGCCGCTGCCGGGCGTCGATATCCTCCACCAACAGAAGTAA
- a CDS encoding PhzF family phenazine biosynthesis protein encodes MNTVSYVTVDVFTAERFAGNQLAVIPDARGLSDEQMQAIAAEFGYSETTFVLPPDDPANTARVRIFTPTAEVPFAGHPNVGTAFVLGRQEEIFGRTAGNKLRFEEKAGLVEVTLLSEYGILTGARIVAPQPLAVGPIIDPVTIASCASLQAQDVSERGHPVRISVGLAFAVAELSDVDTLSRARPNVSAFHEANARYPLAEDSFSLYLYARTPERPWQIRARMFAPLDNVIEDPATGSASAALGAYLVSLLPQPDAEIEIAIEQGVEMGRRSLITVRVSKKDGAVREVSVSGDCVAVMRGAIEV; translated from the coding sequence ATGAATACCGTCTCCTATGTCACCGTCGACGTCTTCACCGCCGAGCGTTTTGCCGGCAACCAACTAGCCGTCATTCCGGACGCACGCGGCCTGAGTGATGAACAGATGCAGGCGATCGCCGCGGAGTTCGGCTATTCGGAAACCACCTTCGTGCTGCCGCCCGACGATCCGGCGAACACCGCTCGCGTGCGCATTTTCACGCCGACGGCCGAAGTGCCCTTCGCCGGCCACCCGAATGTCGGCACCGCCTTCGTGCTCGGGCGGCAGGAGGAAATCTTCGGCAGGACAGCGGGCAACAAGCTGCGTTTCGAAGAGAAGGCGGGGCTGGTCGAGGTCACACTTCTGAGCGAGTACGGCATTCTCACCGGAGCACGGATCGTCGCTCCACAGCCGCTTGCCGTAGGGCCGATCATCGACCCCGTGACGATCGCGTCCTGCGCCTCGCTGCAGGCGCAAGACGTGAGTGAACGCGGCCACCCGGTGCGCATCTCGGTCGGCCTCGCCTTTGCGGTCGCCGAGCTCAGCGACGTCGATACGCTCTCACGGGCAAGGCCCAATGTCAGTGCCTTCCACGAGGCGAACGCCCGTTATCCGCTCGCCGAGGACAGTTTCAGCCTGTATCTTTATGCCCGGACCCCCGAGCGCCCCTGGCAGATCAGGGCGCGCATGTTCGCCCCGCTCGACAATGTCATAGAGGACCCGGCGACCGGCAGTGCCTCGGCGGCACTCGGCGCCTACCTCGTTTCACTTCTTCCGCAGCCCGACGCCGAAATCGAGATTGCGATCGAGCAGGGCGTGGAAATGGGCCGCCGCAGCCTCATAACCGTTCGCGTCAGCAAGAAGGACGGCGCGGTCCGCGAGGTCAGCGTCTCCGGCGATTGCGTGGCGGTGATGCGCGGAGCAATCGAAGTCTGA
- the rpmE gene encoding 50S ribosomal protein L31 encodes MKAGIHPEYHTIKVVMTDGTEYETRSTWGSEGATMHLEIDSKSHPAWTGGNQQLVDRGGRVSKFKKRFEGLGL; translated from the coding sequence ATGAAGGCAGGAATCCATCCCGAATACCACACGATCAAGGTGGTCATGACCGACGGCACCGAATACGAAACCCGCTCGACCTGGGGTTCGGAAGGCGCAACCATGCACCTTGAAATCGACTCGAAGTCGCATCCGGCCTGGACCGGCGGCAATCAGCAGCTCGTCGACCGCGGCGGCCGCGTTTCTAAGTTCAAGAAGCGGTTCGAGGGCCTCGGCCTCTAA
- a CDS encoding adenylate/guanylate cyclase domain-containing protein — protein sequence MKIEALLERRLTAILAADVVGYSRLMGTDEAGTLAALKRHRRECLEPKIAEHKGRIVKLSGDGMLIEFSSVVNAVACAAEIQRGMLVRNEGLPRSRRIELRIGIHLGDVIVEEGDIFGDGVNVAARLEGLADPSGIAVSSSVRDQVGSRLDLGFVDKGEYSLKNIAPNIRVYTVALGDAAARQEPETATPSLESGYELSIGVLPFTNMSHDPEQEYFSDGITEDIITDLSKISRLHVVARNTVFTYKGKAVKVKQAAHELGVRFILEGSVRKVGERVRITGQLIDAHTGGHLWADRYDRDLTDIFAIQDEITHAIVDQLKIKLLPEEKKAIESDPTTSVEAYTYYLRGRQFSHTWTRSYLLLARRMFLKAVELDPNYARAYAGIAECECAIRDWHEKEFPLESIFEMSAKALALDPNLAEAHASRGLALTHDGQTEEAGREFRQALALSPSLYEANLYYGRFLFAQGRFQEAVQFFKRAAEIRPDDYFSPIHLMGCYFSLGMEAERQRWARIGIERAKSALERHPENASPAHRGALALAHMGEGERAKEWVTRALAIDPDDVVAQYNAACVYSLLGESERALDLLETVVPQSSSYHIQWFEQDSDLNAIRDHPRFRALLQTMADCSPGTC from the coding sequence ATGAAAATCGAGGCACTCTTGGAACGCCGCCTGACCGCCATTCTCGCTGCCGACGTCGTGGGCTACAGCCGTCTGATGGGAACCGATGAGGCGGGTACGCTGGCCGCGCTGAAACGGCATCGCCGCGAGTGCCTGGAGCCGAAGATCGCCGAGCATAAGGGGCGCATCGTCAAACTGTCCGGCGACGGCATGCTCATCGAATTCTCGAGCGTCGTGAATGCGGTTGCCTGCGCGGCCGAGATCCAGCGCGGCATGCTCGTCCGCAACGAGGGCCTGCCGAGGAGCAGGCGCATCGAGCTCAGGATCGGCATCCATCTCGGCGACGTGATCGTCGAGGAGGGCGACATCTTCGGCGACGGCGTCAACGTTGCGGCGCGGCTGGAGGGGCTCGCCGATCCCTCCGGCATTGCGGTATCTTCGTCGGTGCGCGATCAGGTCGGATCGAGACTGGACCTCGGCTTCGTAGACAAGGGCGAATACAGCCTGAAGAACATCGCGCCGAACATCCGCGTCTATACGGTCGCGCTCGGCGATGCGGCCGCCCGGCAGGAGCCGGAGACTGCGACCCCTTCGCTCGAGTCGGGCTATGAGTTGTCGATCGGCGTTCTGCCGTTCACCAATATGAGCCACGATCCGGAGCAGGAATATTTCTCCGACGGCATCACCGAGGATATCATTACCGATCTGTCGAAGATCTCGCGACTGCATGTCGTCGCCCGCAACACCGTGTTCACCTACAAGGGCAAAGCCGTGAAGGTGAAGCAGGCCGCCCACGAACTCGGGGTGCGGTTCATTCTGGAGGGCAGCGTGCGCAAGGTCGGCGAGCGCGTCCGCATCACCGGCCAGCTCATCGACGCGCATACCGGCGGGCATCTATGGGCCGACCGTTACGATCGCGACCTCACCGACATCTTCGCCATCCAGGACGAGATCACTCATGCGATCGTCGACCAGTTGAAGATCAAACTGCTGCCGGAGGAGAAGAAGGCGATCGAGAGCGATCCGACCACCTCCGTGGAAGCCTATACCTATTATCTGCGTGGCCGGCAGTTCTCGCATACCTGGACCCGCTCCTACCTGCTACTTGCGCGTCGGATGTTCCTGAAGGCCGTCGAACTCGATCCGAACTATGCCCGTGCCTATGCAGGGATCGCTGAATGCGAATGTGCAATCCGGGATTGGCACGAAAAGGAGTTTCCGCTCGAGAGCATTTTCGAGATGAGCGCCAAGGCGCTGGCTCTTGATCCGAATCTGGCGGAAGCGCATGCCTCACGCGGATTGGCATTGACTCACGACGGCCAAACGGAAGAGGCTGGGCGCGAATTCCGTCAGGCTCTGGCGCTCAGCCCTTCGCTCTATGAGGCGAATTTATATTATGGTCGCTTCTTGTTTGCACAGGGCCGGTTTCAGGAAGCGGTGCAGTTCTTTAAGCGCGCGGCCGAGATCCGGCCGGATGATTACTTTTCTCCGATTCATTTGATGGGCTGCTATTTCTCGCTCGGTATGGAAGCCGAGCGCCAGCGCTGGGCACGGATCGGAATCGAGCGGGCGAAAAGCGCGTTGGAGCGGCATCCGGAAAATGCGAGCCCCGCTCACCGGGGTGCCCTCGCGCTCGCACATATGGGCGAAGGGGAGCGCGCCAAGGAATGGGTGACGCGCGCGCTGGCGATCGATCCGGACGATGTGGTCGCACAGTATAATGCTGCCTGCGTGTATTCCTTGCTTGGTGAGAGCGAGCGCGCGCTCGACTTGCTGGAGACCGTGGTGCCGCAGAGTTCCAGCTACCATATCCAGTGGTTCGAGCAGGATTCTGACCTAAACGCCATTCGCGATCATCCTCGCTTCCGCGCGCTCCTCCAGACGATGGCGGACTGCAGCCCCGGGACGTGCTGA
- the rcdA gene encoding protease adaptor protein RcdA yields MSERGLNTVSFAGHAASSAQFKALYAEGMGLVEETASYLDGPGRAASKILPRMASVLYAAESMRLTTRLMQMASWLLLQRAVNNGEMSREQVMSEKSKVRLDSFNVDRSAPGWNDLPDSFRDLIDRSLRLQNRVALLDREIYRPQEATAFVPDNQNGVKAQIKLLQTAFGTN; encoded by the coding sequence ATGTCCGAGAGAGGATTGAATACCGTCAGTTTCGCAGGACACGCTGCGTCCTCGGCGCAGTTCAAGGCGCTCTATGCCGAAGGGATGGGCCTTGTGGAGGAGACGGCGAGCTATCTCGACGGGCCCGGCCGGGCCGCCTCCAAGATACTGCCGCGCATGGCCTCCGTGCTTTATGCAGCCGAGTCGATGCGGTTGACGACGCGGCTGATGCAGATGGCCTCATGGCTTCTCCTGCAGCGCGCCGTCAACAACGGCGAAATGAGCCGCGAGCAGGTCATGTCGGAAAAGAGCAAGGTTCGCCTCGACAGCTTCAATGTCGACCGAAGCGCGCCCGGCTGGAACGATCTGCCGGACAGCTTCCGCGATCTGATCGATCGCTCGCTCCGCCTGCAGAACCGCGTCGCCCTCCTCGACCGCGAGATCTACCGGCCGCAGGAAGCGACGGCCTTCGTTCCGGACAACCAGAACGGCGTCAAGGCGCAGATCAAGCTGCTGCAGACCGCCTTCGGCACCAACTGA
- a CDS encoding putative glycolipid-binding domain-containing protein, with the protein MFRALSSTTVRWRPLEGEGLEHLTIRPLDASIGAAIRAESVLIGERGGAAYGVRYRIDCDAGWRVTSFVVETTDGRRLHLLSDGGGHWRTAKGVALPHFDGCIDIDLAGTPFTNTLPIRRLSLTRASGTAKLKMLYVPFDSFEPTVDGQHYTCLEDGKLYRYEAEDRSFTADLPVDEDGLVIDYPTLFQRLSLETN; encoded by the coding sequence ATGTTCCGGGCCCTTTCCTCAACGACGGTACGCTGGCGTCCGCTCGAGGGGGAAGGGCTCGAACATCTGACGATCCGACCCCTAGACGCATCCATCGGCGCGGCCATCCGCGCCGAAAGCGTTCTGATCGGCGAGCGCGGCGGGGCCGCCTACGGGGTTCGCTACCGCATCGATTGCGACGCCGGCTGGCGTGTCACGTCCTTCGTCGTCGAGACGACCGACGGACGCCGGCTCCATCTCCTCTCCGACGGCGGCGGCCATTGGCGCACCGCCAAGGGAGTCGCCCTCCCCCACTTCGACGGCTGCATCGACATCGACCTGGCCGGCACACCCTTCACCAATACCCTGCCGATCCGCCGGTTGAGCCTCACGCGTGCTTCCGGCACCGCAAAGCTCAAGATGCTCTACGTGCCGTTCGACAGCTTCGAGCCGACGGTTGACGGCCAGCACTACACGTGCCTCGAGGACGGCAAGCTCTATCGCTACGAGGCGGAAGACCGAAGCTTCACCGCCGACCTGCCGGTCGACGAGGACGGCCTCGTCATCGACTATCCCACCCTTTTTCAGAGACTATCACTGGAGACGAACTGA
- a CDS encoding class I fructose-bisphosphate aldolase produces MSERLEDIAVAMVANGRGLLAADESTATITKRFDGIGLESTETSRRDYREMLLRSDDAVRNYISGVILYEETLFQKAADGTPLVDIIKNAGSIPGIKVDTGAKPLPHFPNETITEGLDGLAARLAKYYEAGARFAKWRGVIAVSDALPSFGAIKANAHALARYATLCQEAKIVPIVEPEVLMDGAPGDHSIDRSEEVTEWVLRTVFEELGDLRVKLEGMILKPSMVIDGKKARKASFEEVAERTIKVLKRTVPAAVPGIAFLSGGQSTEEATAHLSAMNTAHDLPWKLTFSYGRALQQEALNAWNGKPENVAAGQRAFTHRAKMCSLAAKGSWKKDFEQAA; encoded by the coding sequence ATGAGCGAAAGACTGGAAGATATTGCGGTTGCCATGGTCGCCAACGGCCGGGGCCTGCTCGCTGCCGACGAGTCGACCGCAACGATCACAAAGCGCTTCGACGGCATTGGGCTGGAATCCACCGAGACCTCGCGCCGCGACTATCGCGAGATGCTGCTGCGTTCGGATGACGCGGTGCGCAACTATATCTCCGGCGTCATTCTCTATGAGGAAACCCTGTTCCAAAAAGCGGCCGACGGCACGCCGCTCGTCGACATCATCAAGAACGCCGGCTCGATCCCCGGGATCAAGGTAGACACGGGCGCCAAGCCGCTGCCGCATTTCCCCAATGAGACGATCACCGAAGGCCTCGACGGCCTCGCCGCCCGCCTTGCCAAGTATTACGAAGCGGGTGCTCGCTTTGCCAAGTGGCGCGGCGTCATCGCCGTCTCTGACGCCCTGCCGAGCTTCGGCGCGATCAAGGCGAACGCCCACGCGCTCGCCCGCTATGCGACACTCTGCCAGGAAGCCAAGATCGTCCCGATCGTCGAGCCGGAAGTGCTGATGGACGGTGCTCCGGGCGACCATTCGATCGATCGGTCAGAAGAAGTCACCGAATGGGTGCTGCGCACGGTCTTCGAGGAACTCGGCGACTTGCGCGTGAAGCTCGAGGGCATGATCCTCAAGCCGAGCATGGTGATCGACGGCAAGAAGGCCCGCAAGGCTTCGTTCGAAGAGGTTGCAGAGCGCACCATCAAGGTGCTGAAGCGCACCGTGCCGGCCGCCGTCCCGGGCATTGCCTTCCTGTCCGGCGGCCAGTCCACCGAAGAAGCGACCGCGCATCTCTCCGCCATGAACACGGCGCACGACCTGCCCTGGAAGCTGACCTTCTCCTATGGCCGCGCCCTGCAGCAGGAAGCGCTGAATGCCTGGAACGGCAAGCCGGAGAACGTCGCTGCCGGCCAGCGCGCCTTCACCCATCGCGCCAAGATGTGCAGCCTCGCCGCCAAGGGCAGCTGGAAGAAGGACTTCGAACAGGCCGCCTGA
- a CDS encoding DUF1192 domain-containing protein, translated as MSLFDDDQPKKKTAHDIGSDLSLLSADELTARIALLTEEIARLEAERARKSASRSAAEGLFR; from the coding sequence ATGAGCCTGTTTGACGACGATCAGCCGAAGAAGAAGACCGCGCATGACATCGGAAGCGACCTCTCGCTGCTCTCCGCCGACGAGCTCACCGCGCGCATTGCGCTGTTGACGGAAGAAATCGCCCGACTGGAGGCGGAACGCGCCCGGAAATCCGCGAGCCGTTCGGCCGCCGAAGGGCTCTTCCGCTGA
- the gap gene encoding type I glyceraldehyde-3-phosphate dehydrogenase, with the protein MTVKVAINGFGRIGRNVLRAIVESGRTDIEVVAINDLGPVETNAHLLRFDSIHGRFPADVKVDGDTIIINNGKPIKVTAIRNPAELPHKDLGVDIAMECTGIFTARDKAAAHLEAGAKRVIVSAPADGADLTVVYGVNHDKLTKDHLVISNASCTTNCLVPVAKVLNDAIGIDHGMMTTIHSYTNDQPSLDQMHKDLYRARAAALSMIPTSTGAAKAVGLVLPELKGKLDGVSMRVPTPNVSVVDLKFVAKRDTTKEEINAAIKAAADGPLKGILGYTLQPNVSIDFNHDPHSSVFHMDQTKVMEGKFVSILSWYDNEWGFSNRMADTAVALGKLL; encoded by the coding sequence ATGACAGTGAAAGTCGCCATCAATGGTTTCGGCCGCATCGGCCGCAACGTGCTTCGCGCCATCGTCGAATCCGGCCGCACGGATATCGAAGTCGTCGCGATCAACGATCTTGGTCCGGTCGAAACCAACGCCCACCTGTTGCGCTTCGACTCCATCCACGGCCGATTCCCGGCCGACGTGAAGGTCGACGGTGACACGATCATCATCAACAACGGCAAGCCGATCAAGGTGACCGCCATCCGCAACCCGGCCGAGTTGCCGCACAAGGACCTCGGCGTCGACATCGCGATGGAATGCACCGGCATCTTTACCGCGCGCGACAAGGCAGCCGCCCATCTGGAAGCCGGCGCCAAGCGCGTCATCGTCTCGGCACCGGCCGACGGCGCCGACCTGACAGTCGTCTACGGCGTCAACCACGACAAGCTGACGAAGGATCACCTCGTCATCTCCAACGCATCCTGCACGACTAACTGCCTGGTGCCGGTCGCCAAGGTGCTGAACGACGCCATCGGCATCGACCACGGCATGATGACGACGATCCACTCCTACACCAACGACCAGCCGTCGCTCGACCAGATGCACAAGGATCTCTACCGCGCCCGTGCTGCGGCTCTGTCGATGATCCCGACCTCCACCGGTGCTGCCAAGGCCGTAGGCCTCGTGCTGCCGGAACTGAAGGGCAAGCTTGACGGTGTCTCCATGCGTGTGCCGACCCCGAACGTCTCGGTTGTCGACTTGAAGTTCGTCGCCAAGCGCGACACGACCAAGGAAGAGATCAACGCCGCCATCAAGGCTGCAGCCGACGGCCCGCTCAAGGGCATCCTTGGCTATACGCTGCAGCCGAATGTCTCGATCGATTTCAATCATGACCCGCATTCCTCGGTCTTCCATATGGACCAGACCAAGGTGATGGAAGGCAAATTCGTGTCGATCCTGTCCTGGTACGACAACGAGTGGGGCTTCTCGAACCGCATGGCGGATACGGCGGTCGCCCTCGGCAAGCTGCTCTAA